A region from the Simiduia sp. 21SJ11W-1 genome encodes:
- a CDS encoding LysR family transcriptional regulator has protein sequence MDTQGLQAFCAVAELGSFSKAGQKLFLTQPAISKRVANLEQQLNCQLFDRIGRKIQLTEAGQLLLPKARGILQAVADSQRAIDDLGGQVRGRLTIATSHHIGLHRLPPLLKAYARQFPQVDLKLCFMDSERAYEEVAQGEHDLAVVTLAPEAVAQITSEAWWRDELVFTCAADHPLAQQAAPELATLSGFDAILPDTNTYTTALIQRLFDEARANLHISMTTQSLDTIKMMVSIGLGWSLLPTTLLSDELVRIAPRDAKPIIRTLGCIRHTQRSTSNAAVAFLTLCRQQLS, from the coding sequence TTGGATACCCAAGGCCTACAAGCATTTTGCGCGGTGGCAGAGCTGGGTTCTTTCTCCAAAGCCGGGCAGAAACTCTTCCTCACCCAACCGGCCATCAGCAAGCGCGTAGCCAACCTGGAGCAACAACTGAACTGCCAGTTGTTTGATCGTATCGGCCGCAAAATCCAGCTCACCGAAGCAGGCCAACTGCTGCTGCCCAAGGCCCGCGGCATTTTGCAGGCGGTGGCCGACAGCCAGCGCGCCATCGATGATTTGGGCGGCCAGGTGCGCGGCCGCCTTACCATTGCTACCAGCCACCACATTGGCCTGCACCGGTTGCCACCACTGCTTAAGGCTTACGCCCGGCAGTTTCCGCAGGTGGATTTAAAGCTGTGTTTTATGGATAGCGAGCGCGCCTATGAGGAAGTGGCCCAGGGCGAACACGACCTGGCAGTGGTAACCCTGGCACCCGAAGCAGTTGCGCAAATTACCAGCGAAGCCTGGTGGCGCGACGAGCTGGTGTTCACCTGCGCCGCCGATCACCCACTGGCACAACAGGCCGCACCAGAGCTTGCCACCTTGAGTGGCTTCGATGCCATACTGCCTGACACCAATACCTATACCACCGCACTGATTCAACGGCTGTTTGATGAAGCCCGTGCAAACCTACACATCAGCATGACCACCCAATCGCTCGACACCATAAAAATGATGGTGTCTATTGGCCTGGGCTGGAGCCTGCTGCCCACCACACTACTCAGCGATGAATTAGTGCGCATAGCCCCCCGTGACGCCAAGCCGATTATTCGCACCCTGGGTTGCATTCGGCACACCCAGCGCTCAACCAGCAATGCGGCAGTTGCTTTTTTAACCCTTTGCAGGCAACAATTATCGTAA
- a CDS encoding GlxA family transcriptional regulator produces MHQIAFVLCEHMLATSTTLPMEMLKAAESAALSQDRQVKRIAINTVSVDRQPIKTRAGFSLAPEFDLESVPTPDMIFIPSLWRNPRPVIRKNKALLNWLRQQYENGVTISAVGTGVCFLAEAGLLNDKAATTHWYYFDQFQKDYPQIHLKRQYFISQAGNLYCAASVNALADLTVHFIQRMYGKPVSLHVERHFSHEIRRSYETTSYFDGGTRHHPDEEIMQAQMWLQDNYGREIKLSLVAERFDMSVRTFNRRFKAATGQSPLQYLQEIRIETAKDLLKTSNLSISEVAFKVGYHDMGHFTGLFKKLLATTPSEYRTTVRAKLFSAV; encoded by the coding sequence ATGCACCAAATTGCGTTTGTACTCTGTGAACACATGCTCGCCACCAGCACAACCCTGCCCATGGAAATGCTGAAGGCGGCAGAAAGCGCTGCTCTCAGCCAAGACAGGCAAGTCAAACGCATAGCCATTAATACCGTCTCCGTAGATCGCCAGCCCATCAAGACCCGCGCAGGCTTTTCACTGGCACCGGAATTTGATTTGGAGAGCGTGCCCACGCCCGACATGATTTTTATCCCGAGCCTGTGGCGTAACCCCCGGCCGGTCATCCGTAAAAACAAGGCGCTACTTAACTGGTTGCGCCAGCAGTACGAAAATGGCGTGACCATTAGCGCCGTGGGCACAGGGGTCTGCTTTCTTGCCGAGGCAGGCCTGTTAAATGACAAGGCGGCCACCACCCACTGGTACTACTTCGACCAGTTCCAAAAGGACTACCCGCAAATCCATCTCAAACGCCAGTACTTTATCTCCCAGGCCGGCAACCTCTACTGCGCCGCCAGCGTAAATGCCCTGGCAGACCTGACGGTGCATTTTATTCAGCGCATGTACGGTAAACCTGTGTCGCTGCATGTGGAGCGCCACTTTTCCCACGAAATTCGACGCTCCTATGAAACCACCAGCTACTTCGATGGCGGCACCCGCCACCACCCGGACGAAGAAATTATGCAGGCGCAAATGTGGTTGCAAGACAACTACGGGCGAGAAATTAAACTGAGCCTGGTGGCTGAGCGTTTTGATATGAGCGTGCGCACATTTAACCGCCGCTTTAAAGCCGCCACCGGCCAATCCCCCCTGCAATACCTGCAGGAAATTCGTATAGAAACGGCCAAAGATTTACTGAAAACCAGTAACCTTTCCATCAGCGAGGTAGCGTTTAAAGTGGGCTATCACGATATGGGCCACTTTACCGGCCTGTTTAAAAAATTACTGGCAACCACGCCTTCGGAATACCGCACCACCGTACGCGCCAAATTATTCAGCGCAGTATAA
- a CDS encoding TIGR04219 family outer membrane beta-barrel protein translates to MTYKKPLAALVALSLTSSVALADALGLHIGAGHWQNEPEGTLYDISLNDLNYKQSDNRFFYAAFEHPVPLLPNIRVQYNELSHKGSGAANNIPLSSRTDVSYTDAIGYYELLDNWISLDLGIGLRRYEGDSTVATGDTTLYKDNVDSYLPTIYGDANFDLPFTGFSVGGRFQGGSYDDTEFTEYSARVSYMIDSIPSVGAELGYKKQNLSRVKGLDLDAEYTGPYIAIKGHF, encoded by the coding sequence ATGACGTACAAAAAACCGCTAGCCGCCCTGGTTGCCCTGTCTTTGACATCCTCTGTGGCACTGGCAGATGCATTGGGACTGCACATTGGCGCCGGCCACTGGCAGAACGAACCCGAGGGCACCCTGTACGATATTTCACTTAACGATTTAAACTACAAGCAAAGCGACAACCGCTTTTTCTATGCAGCCTTCGAACACCCTGTCCCCCTGCTGCCCAACATTCGTGTGCAATACAACGAACTCAGCCACAAAGGCAGCGGTGCTGCTAACAACATACCGCTTAGCAGCCGCACCGATGTAAGCTACACAGATGCCATCGGCTACTACGAGTTACTGGATAACTGGATCAGCCTAGATTTGGGTATTGGCCTGCGCCGTTACGAAGGTGACTCTACTGTTGCCACCGGAGACACCACGCTCTACAAAGACAACGTGGATTCCTACCTGCCCACCATCTATGGCGACGCCAATTTCGATTTGCCTTTCACAGGCTTTTCTGTGGGTGGTCGCTTTCAGGGTGGCAGCTACGATGACACAGAGTTCACCGAGTACTCAGCACGGGTGAGCTATATGATTGATTCGATCCCGTCGGTGGGTGCAGAGCTGGGCTACAAGAAGCAAAACCTCTCGCGCGTAAAAGGTCTGGATTTAGACGCCGAATACACAGGCCCTTACATCGCTATCAAAGGCCACTTTTAA
- the leuB gene encoding 3-isopropylmalate dehydrogenase — protein sequence MSKSILVLPGDGIGPEIVAQALKVLDKINQQFDIGMVFEEGLLGGAAIDAHGVPLADATLARARAADAILMGSVGGPKWDKLDRAIRPEKGLLKLRSELQLFANLRPAILYPQLADASTLKPEVVSGLDILIVRELTGGIYFGEPRGIRTLANGEREGFNTYKYSESEIERIGRNAFEMAMKRNKRLCSVDKANVLEATVLWREVMDRLAPEYPEVSLSHMYVDNAAMQLVKAPKQFDVVVTGNMFGDILSDAAAMLTGSIGMLPSASLDKNRRGLYEPCHGSAPDIAGQNIANPLATILSAAMMLRYSLDQEPAAQAIELAVSKVLDQGQRTGDIMSAGMTQVGTDAMGDAVVAAL from the coding sequence GTGAGTAAATCAATTTTAGTGTTACCCGGCGATGGCATTGGCCCGGAAATTGTGGCCCAGGCGCTCAAGGTGCTAGACAAGATAAACCAGCAGTTTGATATCGGCATGGTGTTTGAAGAAGGCCTCTTGGGTGGCGCTGCCATCGATGCCCACGGCGTGCCGTTGGCCGATGCAACGCTCGCCCGCGCGCGCGCAGCCGACGCCATTTTAATGGGGTCTGTAGGTGGCCCCAAGTGGGATAAGCTCGATCGCGCTATTCGCCCCGAGAAGGGTTTGCTGAAGTTGCGCTCTGAGCTACAACTGTTTGCCAATTTGCGCCCGGCTATTTTGTACCCGCAGCTGGCAGATGCCTCAACGCTCAAGCCTGAGGTGGTATCTGGCCTTGATATTCTGATAGTGCGCGAGCTTACCGGCGGTATTTACTTTGGCGAGCCGCGCGGCATTCGCACGCTGGCAAACGGCGAGCGCGAAGGTTTTAACACCTACAAATATTCAGAGAGCGAAATCGAACGCATTGGTCGCAACGCCTTTGAAATGGCCATGAAGCGCAACAAGCGCCTGTGCAGCGTGGATAAAGCCAATGTGCTGGAGGCCACCGTGCTGTGGCGTGAAGTAATGGATCGCCTGGCACCTGAGTACCCGGAGGTGAGTTTGTCGCACATGTATGTAGACAATGCGGCCATGCAGCTGGTGAAAGCGCCCAAGCAATTCGATGTGGTGGTTACGGGCAATATGTTTGGTGATATTCTCTCCGACGCTGCGGCCATGCTCACAGGCTCTATCGGCATGTTGCCTTCGGCATCGCTCGATAAAAATCGCCGTGGCCTGTACGAGCCGTGCCACGGTTCTGCCCCTGATATTGCCGGCCAAAATATTGCCAATCCGCTGGCGACAATTTTATCGGCGGCGATGATGTTGCGTTACTCCCTTGATCAGGAGCCCGCCGCCCAGGCTATTGAGCTGGCGGTATCAAAGGTATTGGATCAAGGCCAGCGCACGGGCGATATTATGTCGGCGGGCATGACCCAGGTAGGCACAGATGCCATGGGCGATGCAGTGGTTGCAGCGCTTTAA
- the leuC gene encoding 3-isopropylmalate dehydratase large subunit, translating to MVAKTLYDKLWDAHLVKQRADGSALIYIDRHIIHEVTTPQAFEGLRLAGRKPWRVDSILATPDHNVPTTQAERAAGVEGIEDPVSKIQVQTLDANCEEFGILEFKINDRRQGIVHVIGPESGACLPGMTIVCGDSHTATNGALGALAHGIGTSEVEHVMATQCLVAKKMKNMLVKVDGKLGAGVTAKDVVLAIIAEIGTAGGTGYAIEFGGEVFQQMSMEGRMTVCNMAIEAGARAGMVAVDQTTLDYVKGRTYAPKGEQWERAVAEWSLLHSDAGAEFDKVVTINGSEIEPQVSWGTSPEMVLPVGGAIPDPAQEADPVKREGMERALQYMALKPGQAITDIKVDRVFIGSCTNSRIEDIRAAAEVLKGRKVAANVKEAIVVPGSGVVKAQAEAEGLDEIIRASGAQWREPGCSMCLAMNADKLGNGEHCASTSNRNFEGRQGYGGRTHLVSPAMAAAAAVAGHFVDVRTLAPQEV from the coding sequence ATGGTAGCCAAAACCCTGTACGACAAATTGTGGGATGCCCATTTGGTAAAGCAGCGCGCCGATGGCTCTGCTTTGATTTATATCGATCGCCACATCATTCATGAGGTCACCACGCCACAGGCTTTTGAAGGGCTGCGCTTGGCGGGCCGCAAGCCCTGGCGGGTAGATTCCATTCTGGCAACGCCCGATCACAACGTGCCCACCACCCAGGCAGAGCGCGCGGCCGGTGTTGAGGGCATTGAAGATCCGGTATCGAAAATTCAGGTGCAAACACTGGATGCCAACTGCGAAGAATTCGGAATTCTGGAATTTAAAATTAACGATCGCCGTCAGGGCATTGTGCATGTGATCGGCCCGGAATCCGGTGCTTGTTTACCGGGCATGACCATTGTGTGCGGCGATTCCCACACTGCCACCAACGGCGCTCTGGGCGCCTTGGCACACGGCATTGGCACCAGTGAAGTAGAGCATGTCATGGCTACCCAATGCCTGGTGGCCAAGAAAATGAAAAACATGCTGGTTAAGGTGGATGGCAAGCTGGGTGCTGGCGTGACTGCTAAAGACGTGGTGCTGGCCATTATTGCTGAAATCGGCACTGCAGGTGGCACAGGTTACGCCATTGAATTTGGTGGTGAAGTGTTCCAGCAGATGTCTATGGAAGGCCGGATGACCGTGTGCAATATGGCCATTGAAGCCGGTGCACGCGCGGGTATGGTGGCTGTTGATCAAACCACGCTCGACTATGTCAAAGGCCGTACCTACGCGCCCAAAGGTGAACAGTGGGAGCGCGCCGTGGCCGAGTGGTCTTTGCTGCACAGCGATGCCGGTGCCGAGTTCGATAAGGTGGTCACCATCAATGGCAGCGAAATCGAGCCGCAGGTCAGCTGGGGTACGTCGCCGGAAATGGTATTGCCCGTAGGGGGTGCCATTCCGGATCCGGCCCAAGAGGCAGACCCGGTAAAACGTGAAGGCATGGAGCGTGCGCTGCAGTACATGGCGTTAAAACCCGGCCAGGCCATTACCGATATCAAGGTAGATCGTGTATTTATTGGCTCTTGCACCAACTCGCGCATTGAAGACATTCGCGCCGCAGCCGAGGTTTTAAAAGGTCGCAAGGTGGCGGCCAATGTGAAAGAGGCCATAGTGGTACCAGGCTCTGGCGTGGTGAAAGCGCAGGCCGAGGCCGAGGGTTTGGATGAAATTATCCGCGCCTCAGGTGCCCAGTGGCGCGAGCCGGGCTGCTCCATGTGTTTGGCTATGAACGCCGATAAGCTCGGCAACGGCGAGCATTGTGCGTCTACCTCAAACCGCAATTTTGAAGGGCGCCAGGGCTACGGCGGTCGCACTCATCTGGTAAGCCCCGCCATGGCCGCAGCGGCTGCCGTTGCCGGCCACTTTGTGGACGTGCGCACACTGGCACCTCAGGAAGTTTAA
- a CDS encoding beta-ketoacyl synthase: MVRLPVIVGFGGFSAAGRSSAHHAYRRTVIESLDAPARNETLLGLIAMMKLVRFDATSGRWFDEQGGAGELLDDAAVLAKYTDNALAGTLIRKLERRYFDVDATEWHKNVPLSPEGEVSFVTRERDLPEPLPASWQVTPIADEPGRVRVRITEMLEAKIDSLREMPVKAAGQLPSGYDPADHYNARFHPRALQFAIVGASDAVHSLGIDWADVVNAVKPDEIGVYASNAMSQLDENGFGGMMQQRLKGGRVSAKQCPLGLNTMPADFVNAYVLGSVGHTGAIVGACATFLYNLQAAVNDITAGRRRVAVVGNAEAPLLPEVMDGYGAMGALASDENLRKLDGLAADAEPDHRRASRPFGDNAGFTIAESTQYVILMDDALAMSLGADIHGAATDVFVNADGFKKSISAPGPGNYITMAKAVASAVDLLGAECVQKRSFIQAHGSSTPANRVTESEIFDRLAGVFGIENWPVTAVKAYVGHSLAPASADQLISTLGVFKYGFIPGIKTIARVADDVHAAHLQIPLADLDCREQCMDVAFLNSKGFGGNNATATVLSPRIVETLLKNRYGQAEFDAYVERRQGTREKVAAYDLRATRAQFDTIYKFGEGMIDEAALEISGSQIKVPGFAQPVELVVPSPYKSFLK; this comes from the coding sequence ATGGTGAGATTACCTGTCATTGTTGGATTTGGTGGATTCAGTGCAGCCGGGCGGAGTTCCGCGCATCACGCCTATCGGCGCACGGTGATCGAGAGCCTGGACGCGCCTGCGCGCAACGAAACCTTGCTGGGCTTGATTGCCATGATGAAGCTTGTGCGTTTCGATGCCACTAGCGGCCGCTGGTTTGACGAGCAGGGTGGCGCAGGTGAACTGCTAGACGATGCAGCAGTACTGGCAAAATATACCGACAATGCCTTAGCGGGCACCTTAATTCGCAAACTTGAGCGCCGCTACTTCGACGTAGATGCCACCGAGTGGCACAAAAACGTGCCGCTTTCTCCGGAAGGTGAAGTGAGCTTTGTCACCCGCGAGCGCGATTTGCCGGAGCCTTTGCCTGCCAGCTGGCAAGTGACCCCCATTGCCGATGAGCCGGGGCGAGTGCGGGTGCGCATTACCGAAATGCTTGAGGCCAAAATTGACAGCCTGCGGGAGATGCCCGTAAAGGCCGCCGGCCAACTGCCCAGTGGCTATGATCCGGCCGACCACTATAACGCCCGCTTTCACCCACGCGCGCTGCAGTTTGCCATCGTGGGCGCCTCTGATGCCGTGCACTCGTTGGGCATAGACTGGGCTGATGTGGTTAACGCGGTAAAGCCCGATGAAATTGGCGTTTATGCCAGCAACGCCATGAGCCAGCTGGATGAAAACGGCTTCGGCGGCATGATGCAGCAGCGTTTGAAAGGCGGGCGGGTGAGTGCCAAGCAGTGCCCATTGGGCCTGAACACCATGCCTGCAGACTTTGTAAATGCCTATGTGTTGGGCAGTGTGGGGCATACCGGCGCCATTGTGGGCGCCTGTGCTACGTTTTTGTATAACCTGCAAGCCGCGGTGAACGACATCACCGCCGGCCGCCGCCGGGTGGCTGTGGTGGGGAATGCCGAGGCGCCGTTATTGCCAGAGGTGATGGACGGCTATGGTGCCATGGGTGCACTGGCGAGCGATGAAAACCTGCGCAAGCTCGATGGCCTGGCCGCCGATGCCGAGCCGGATCACCGCCGTGCCAGCCGCCCCTTTGGCGATAACGCAGGCTTCACCATTGCCGAATCCACCCAGTATGTCATTTTGATGGACGATGCCCTGGCCATGAGCTTGGGTGCCGATATTCACGGTGCTGCCACCGATGTTTTTGTGAATGCCGATGGCTTCAAGAAATCGATTTCGGCGCCCGGGCCCGGCAACTACATCACCATGGCCAAAGCGGTGGCGAGCGCGGTAGATTTGCTGGGCGCGGAATGCGTGCAAAAGCGCTCGTTTATCCAGGCGCACGGCTCAAGCACCCCGGCCAACCGGGTCACAGAAAGTGAAATTTTTGATCGCCTGGCGGGTGTGTTTGGCATCGAAAACTGGCCGGTTACGGCGGTGAAGGCCTATGTGGGGCACTCGCTGGCACCGGCGAGTGCCGATCAGTTAATCTCAACCTTGGGTGTGTTCAAGTACGGGTTTATTCCGGGCATTAAAACCATTGCCCGGGTGGCTGATGATGTTCATGCAGCGCACCTGCAGATCCCACTGGCGGATTTGGATTGCCGCGAGCAGTGCATGGATGTGGCGTTTTTAAATTCCAAAGGTTTTGGGGGCAACAACGCCACGGCAACCGTGCTTTCGCCCCGTATAGTGGAAACATTGTTGAAAAACCGCTATGGCCAGGCCGAGTTTGATGCCTATGTAGAGCGCAGGCAGGGCACCCGTGAGAAGGTTGCGGCCTATGACCTGCGTGCCACCCGTGCGCAGTTCGATACCATTTACAAGTTTGGCGAGGGCATGATTGACGAGGCGGCACTGGAAATTTCCGGCAGCCAGATCAAGGTGCCGGGTTTCGCGCAGCCGGTGGAGCTAGTGGTGCCGAGCCCCTATAAATCGTTTTTGAAATAA
- the leuD gene encoding 3-isopropylmalate dehydratase small subunit, which yields MKAFTTVSGIVAPMDRANVDTDMIIPKQFLKSIKRTGFGKNLFDELRYLDEGLPDQDCTGRPLNPDFPLNQARFQGANILLARKNFGCGSSREHAPWALDDYGFRAVIAPSFADIFYNNSFKNGLLPIVLPEQAVEALFAQLYAQEGFSLTVDLASQTVRTPEGREFSFEIDEFRKHCLLEGLDDIGLTLQESDAIAAYEAKRRAAAPWLFDAIVAE from the coding sequence ATGAAAGCATTTACAACCGTTAGCGGCATTGTGGCACCTATGGATCGCGCCAATGTTGATACCGATATGATTATTCCCAAGCAGTTTTTGAAGTCCATCAAGCGCACGGGCTTTGGCAAAAACCTGTTTGATGAATTGCGCTACCTGGATGAAGGCCTGCCAGATCAAGACTGCACGGGCCGCCCGCTGAACCCGGATTTTCCGCTTAACCAGGCGCGCTTCCAGGGTGCCAATATTTTGTTGGCGCGCAAAAATTTTGGTTGCGGTTCAAGCCGCGAGCACGCGCCATGGGCGCTGGACGACTATGGCTTTCGCGCCGTAATTGCGCCAAGTTTTGCAGACATTTTCTACAACAACAGCTTTAAAAACGGCTTGCTGCCCATTGTGCTGCCAGAGCAAGCGGTAGAGGCGTTGTTTGCACAGCTCTATGCACAAGAAGGCTTTAGCTTAACGGTAGATCTGGCCTCGCAAACTGTGCGCACACCCGAAGGGCGTGAGTTCAGTTTCGAAATAGACGAGTTCCGCAAGCACTGTTTGCTGGAAGGGTTGGATGACATCGGCCTGACGCTGCAAGAGTCTGATGCCATTGCCGCCTACGAGGCCAAGCGGCGCGCTGCTGCACCCTGGTTGTTCGATGCAATTGTGGCTGAATAG
- the asd gene encoding aspartate-semialdehyde dehydrogenase, with product MRVGFVGWRGMVGSVLMERMVAEQDFAHIEPIFFTTSNVGGQGPAVGKDIPALKDAGSIDELKAMDAIISCQGGDYTNSVFPALREAGWQGYWIDAASSLRMADDAIIVLDPVNLDVIKAGLARGVKNFIGGNCTVSLMLMAIGGLYREGLVEWVSSMTYQAASGAGAQNMRELIAQMGAIHAGAQSLLDDPASAILDIDRQVANTMRGDAFPVDQFGAPLAGSLLPYIDKQLDNRQSREEWKGQAETNKILGRSASPLAVDGLCVRVGAMRCHSQALTIKLNRDVPLADIESVLASANDWVKVVPNTREDSLAGLTPTAVTGTLSVPVGRLRKMNMGPEYLSAFTVGDQLLWGAAEPLRRMLRVLLDK from the coding sequence ATGCGAGTTGGATTTGTAGGTTGGCGAGGCATGGTGGGCTCCGTGTTGATGGAGCGGATGGTGGCAGAGCAGGATTTTGCACACATCGAGCCGATTTTTTTCACTACCTCCAATGTAGGTGGCCAGGGCCCGGCAGTGGGCAAAGATATTCCCGCGCTTAAAGATGCCGGCAGCATTGATGAGCTAAAAGCCATGGACGCCATTATTTCCTGCCAGGGCGGCGACTACACCAACAGCGTATTCCCGGCTCTGCGCGAGGCCGGCTGGCAAGGCTATTGGATAGATGCAGCCTCCAGTCTTCGAATGGCAGACGATGCCATCATCGTGCTGGATCCGGTGAACCTGGATGTGATTAAAGCGGGCCTGGCGCGCGGCGTGAAAAACTTCATTGGCGGCAATTGCACCGTGAGCCTGATGCTTATGGCCATTGGCGGTTTGTACCGCGAAGGCTTGGTGGAGTGGGTAAGCTCCATGACCTACCAGGCCGCCAGCGGCGCCGGTGCCCAGAATATGCGTGAGCTCATCGCACAGATGGGTGCCATTCACGCCGGTGCCCAGTCTCTGTTGGATGACCCGGCATCGGCCATTTTGGACATTGATCGCCAGGTGGCAAACACCATGCGTGGCGATGCCTTCCCGGTTGACCAATTTGGCGCGCCACTGGCCGGCAGCTTGTTGCCCTACATCGATAAGCAGCTCGATAACCGCCAAAGCCGTGAAGAGTGGAAGGGCCAAGCCGAAACCAACAAAATTTTGGGGCGTTCGGCTTCTCCTTTGGCCGTTGATGGCTTGTGTGTGCGCGTGGGTGCCATGCGTTGCCACAGCCAGGCGCTTACCATCAAGCTCAATCGCGATGTGCCGCTGGCAGATATTGAATCTGTACTGGCCTCGGCTAACGATTGGGTAAAAGTGGTACCCAATACCCGTGAAGACAGCCTTGCCGGCCTCACGCCCACGGCTGTAACTGGCACGCTGTCTGTGCCAGTAGGGCGGTTGCGTAAAATGAACATGGGGCCTGAGTACTTGTCTGCATTCACTGTGGGTGATCAGCTCTTGTGGGGTGCTGCCGAGCCGCTGCGCAGAATGCTGCGGGTATTGCTGGATAAATAG
- a CDS encoding class I SAM-dependent methyltransferase — MLFHEDKRREYFQCPRCELVFVPERWHVDSTREKAEYDLHDNSLHDTGYLKFLRRLGEPLVARLGKHGCGAKGLDVGCGPGPALQHWLNGQGFEVQVFDKFYAPDARALLAYYDFITATEVVEHLRAPGLFLHSLWQLLRAGGYLGLMTKRVKNREAFVNWHYKNDITHIAFFSEQSFHWLAREWGAELEFVDSDVVIFRKQ, encoded by the coding sequence TTGCTGTTTCATGAAGATAAGCGCCGTGAGTATTTTCAATGCCCGCGCTGTGAGCTGGTGTTTGTGCCGGAGCGCTGGCATGTGGATTCTACCCGTGAAAAGGCCGAGTATGACCTGCACGATAACAGCCTGCACGATACTGGTTATTTGAAGTTTCTTCGTCGCCTGGGCGAGCCGTTGGTGGCGCGCTTAGGCAAGCATGGTTGTGGTGCCAAAGGCTTGGATGTAGGTTGTGGCCCAGGCCCTGCACTGCAGCATTGGCTCAATGGGCAAGGCTTTGAGGTGCAGGTGTTCGATAAGTTTTACGCCCCCGATGCCCGCGCGCTGTTAGCGTACTACGATTTCATAACTGCAACCGAAGTGGTAGAGCATTTGCGTGCGCCTGGCCTTTTTTTGCACAGCTTGTGGCAGCTGTTAAGGGCGGGCGGTTATTTGGGGTTAATGACCAAACGGGTGAAAAATCGCGAGGCCTTTGTGAATTGGCATTATAAAAACGACATCACCCACATCGCCTTTTTCTCCGAGCAAAGCTTTCATTGGCTTGCCCGTGAGTGGGGGGCGGAACTCGAATTTGTGGATAGTGATGTTGTGATTTTCAGGAAGCAATAA
- a CDS encoding Hsp20 family protein, with protein MRNIDLTPFYRSTIGFDRLASVLDSLTQAEQNQSAYPPYNIELMGEDAYRITMAVAGFSEADIDIQIDQNKLTVIGSKAGEKSAGQFLHQGIAERNFERRFQLADYVRVEGASLNNGLLHVDLVREIPDAMKPRKISINRKDPSLKVA; from the coding sequence ATGCGTAACATAGACCTTACCCCATTTTATCGTTCAACTATCGGTTTTGATCGCTTGGCGAGCGTGCTTGATTCACTGACTCAAGCCGAGCAAAACCAATCTGCCTACCCACCCTACAATATCGAGTTAATGGGTGAAGACGCCTATCGCATTACCATGGCCGTTGCCGGGTTCAGCGAGGCAGATATCGATATTCAGATTGACCAAAATAAGCTCACGGTTATAGGCAGTAAAGCCGGAGAAAAATCTGCCGGGCAGTTTTTACATCAGGGTATTGCCGAGCGAAATTTCGAGCGTCGCTTTCAATTGGCAGACTACGTAAGGGTGGAAGGTGCAAGCCTTAATAATGGGTTGCTGCACGTAGATTTAGTGCGTGAAATTCCGGATGCCATGAAGCCGCGTAAAATTTCCATAAACCGCAAAGACCCTTCCCTAAAAGTGGCGTAA
- a CDS encoding HPF/RaiA family ribosome-associated protein, with product MKLAANVVYRDLDASPALNATIEKKLQKLHRLSDRLQIQRVVINAPHQHHHKGSAFDVSLEMQLNGKLINISHADEQAPVAVRETFAAAERAIKEQTGKQRAKRHVNKNDWLEQPEDLDIAS from the coding sequence ATGAAGTTAGCTGCAAATGTTGTGTACCGAGACCTGGATGCTTCACCGGCATTGAATGCCACCATCGAGAAAAAGCTTCAAAAGCTTCACCGCCTGTCAGACCGCCTGCAAATACAGCGCGTGGTTATCAACGCCCCCCATCAGCACCACCACAAAGGCAGTGCATTTGATGTAAGCCTTGAGATGCAGCTAAATGGCAAGCTCATCAACATTAGCCATGCAGACGAACAAGCGCCTGTGGCTGTTCGTGAGACTTTCGCAGCCGCTGAGCGCGCCATTAAAGAACAAACTGGCAAGCAGCGGGCCAAACGCCACGTAAATAAAAACGATTGGCTGGAACAACCTGAAGATTTGGATATCGCCAGTTAG